A stretch of the Sulfitobacter indolifex genome encodes the following:
- a CDS encoding GNAT family N-acetyltransferase, producing MTAVKTEVELRELDGVAELKRAEDFQRAVWGADDPADNSDLMLAIQHEGGLVAGAFVEGRMLGFLFGFPTKDPQVQHSHRLAVHPDSRGMGLGARLKWYQRDWCLARGITSVRWTFDPLRRINANLNIARLGATADVYLPDYYGKMEGINAGVASDRIVAEWALDSERVEDVAEGPRSETKMHCYPLHIAIPKDLDALLAIDLNRAIAERQRVREEMTAAFIAGYRVTGFDTASSAYGLSKP from the coding sequence ATGACTGCCGTGAAGACCGAGGTTGAACTACGTGAACTAGACGGAGTGGCCGAACTCAAACGCGCTGAGGATTTCCAGCGCGCCGTTTGGGGCGCGGATGACCCGGCGGATAATTCCGACCTGATGCTTGCGATCCAGCACGAAGGCGGATTGGTCGCCGGCGCCTTTGTTGAAGGGCGGATGCTTGGGTTTCTCTTTGGCTTTCCAACCAAGGATCCGCAGGTGCAGCATTCCCACCGCCTCGCCGTCCACCCCGACAGCCGGGGGATGGGGCTGGGCGCACGCCTGAAATGGTATCAACGCGACTGGTGTCTGGCGCGCGGGATCACCTCAGTCCGTTGGACATTCGACCCCCTGCGTCGCATCAACGCGAACCTCAACATCGCGCGACTTGGTGCTACGGCGGACGTTTACCTGCCAGATTACTATGGCAAAATGGAGGGCATCAACGCAGGTGTGGCCTCAGACCGTATCGTGGCCGAGTGGGCATTAGACAGCGAGCGGGTGGAAGACGTAGCTGAAGGCCCGCGCTCGGAAACTAAAATGCACTGTTACCCGCTGCACATCGCAATCCCAAAGGATCTGGATGCCTTGCTCGCGATTGACCTCAACCGCGCCATTGCCGAAAGACAGCGCGTTCGCGAGGAGATGACCGCCGCATTCATCGCAGGCTACCGAGTAACTGGGTTCGATACAGCCAGCAGCGCTTATGGGCTTTCCAAGCCGTAA
- a CDS encoding ChaN family lipoprotein, which yields MAVDKREGLTPALPATPAFREYLSWITGFAGEDLKAKLADDPNSDRFVRAQQTWDRAFVCRIADIAQQQDALIVIGIIRRGHLEYFYGTPFQLEDLRREEYAGSSTCQLGTDH from the coding sequence ATGGCCGTCGACAAACGCGAAGGGTTGACCCCGGCCCTGCCCGCAACGCCCGCCTTTCGCGAATACCTGTCCTGGATCACCGGCTTTGCCGGAGAAGACCTCAAAGCGAAATTAGCTGATGATCCCAACTCCGACCGCTTTGTGCGCGCGCAGCAGACTTGGGACCGTGCATTCGTCTGCCGGATTGCCGATATAGCGCAACAACAGGATGCACTGATTGTCATCGGCATTATTAGGCGCGGCCATCTCGAATATTTCTACGGAACTCCGTTTCAATTAGAAGACCTAAGGCGTGAAGAATACGCGGGTTCTTCTACCTGCCAATTAGGGACAGACCATTGA
- a CDS encoding IS3 family transposase (programmed frameshift), whose amino-acid sequence MTKRRSFSDKFKASVALEALRGDKTAQEIAAKHKVHPTQVTTWKRQAIDGLTGVFSDKVRRAEVNEAEVKELHAKIGKLAVENGFFVTRAKAMSPTERKALINADRTDLSLTKQCKLLNISRSSLYYTPVGVNAETLELMNEIDRVFTKYPFFGSRQIAAYLPRNGFHAGRHRVRRLMGIMGLQAIYKGPNTSKKHPQHRIYPYLLRKLPVTRPNHVWCSDITYIPVRRGFLYLVAIMDWATRKVLAWRLSNTLDASFCVEALKEAIAGYGKPEIMNTDQGSQFTGSAWITTLTDADIKISMDGRGRYLDNIFIERLWRSLKQEAVYLHELQDGFQAKRVIKDWISFYNIERPHTALDKRSPDDAFFTTERTQKAA is encoded by the exons ATGACGAAGAGACGCAGTTTTTCAGACAAGTTCAAAGCTTCTGTGGCACTCGAGGCGCTACGTGGTGACAAGACCGCGCAAGAGATTGCAGCGAAGCACAAGGTTCATCCAACGCAGGTGACGACTTGGAAGCGACAGGCCATTGATGGGCTGACCGGGGTATTTTCCGATAAGGTCCGGCGGGCCGAAGTTAACGAAGCTGAGGTCAAAGAGCTTCACGCCAAGATCGGAAAGCTGGCGGTCGAAAACG GATTTTTTGTCACAAGGGCTAAAGCGATGAGCCCGACCGAACGCAAGGCGCTGATCAACGCTGACCGCACAGACCTGAGCCTGACCAAGCAATGCAAGTTGCTGAATATTAGCCGGTCGTCGCTTTATTATACGCCGGTCGGTGTGAATGCTGAGACGCTGGAATTGATGAACGAGATTGATCGGGTGTTCACCAAATACCCGTTTTTTGGCAGCCGCCAGATCGCAGCTTATTTGCCCAGAAACGGGTTCCATGCAGGTCGGCATCGTGTGCGCCGCTTGATGGGTATCATGGGGCTACAGGCCATCTACAAAGGCCCGAACACCAGCAAGAAGCATCCTCAGCATCGCATTTATCCCTACCTGCTGAGAAAGCTGCCGGTCACGCGACCCAATCATGTTTGGTGCAGTGACATTACCTACATCCCCGTGCGACGTGGCTTCTTATATCTGGTGGCGATCATGGACTGGGCGACGCGCAAGGTGCTGGCGTGGCGGCTATCGAACACGTTGGATGCCAGCTTCTGTGTCGAAGCCTTGAAAGAAGCCATCGCCGGATATGGTAAACCCGAAATAATGAATACCGATCAAGGATCGCAGTTCACAGGTTCAGCCTGGATCACCACTTTGACTGACGCTGACATCAAGATATCGATGGATGGGCGTGGCCGTTATCTCGACAACATCTTCATCGAACGGCTGTGGCGATCCCTCAAACAGGAGGCCGTATACTTGCATGAATTGCAGGACGGGTTCCAAGCCAAACGCGTTATCAAAGATTGGATCAGCTTCTACAACATCGAGCGGCCTCACACCGCTCTCGACAAACGATCACCCGACGACGCATTCTTCACAACAGAACGGACGCAGAAGGCCGCATGA
- a CDS encoding pentapeptide repeat-containing protein translates to MKNLAFRTSRLGVLLTVALLFGTSATGQEPEQEKQLRMLGRCPGCTFEQLDLTGRKLTGIDLTEAQLRDVDFSEAGLNLSLFDQATLENVSFDSADLTGASFTGAKLINVSFENTVLKAAVFEDAILIDTDLDAGFYCNTQVPDETMVSTECD, encoded by the coding sequence TTGAAAAATCTTGCGTTTCGGACAAGTCGCCTCGGCGTGCTTCTGACTGTCGCTCTGCTCTTTGGCACGTCCGCGACCGGGCAGGAACCGGAGCAGGAGAAGCAATTACGCATGCTCGGGAGATGCCCCGGCTGTACCTTCGAACAGTTGGACCTTACGGGTCGGAAGTTGACTGGGATAGACCTGACCGAAGCTCAATTAAGAGATGTGGACTTCTCGGAAGCAGGTCTCAACCTTTCGCTGTTTGACCAGGCAACCCTTGAGAATGTTTCCTTTGACTCTGCCGATCTGACGGGCGCGAGCTTTACCGGTGCCAAGCTCATCAACGTGTCGTTCGAGAACACGGTTCTGAAGGCCGCTGTTTTTGAAGATGCTATTCTGATCGACACCGACCTTGACGCAGGGTTCTATTGCAACACGCAGGTGCCAGATGAGACCATGGTGAGCACCGAGTGCGATTGA
- a CDS encoding TFIIB-type zinc ribbon-containing protein, protein MQCPIDGTQLVMTDRSGVEIDYCPQCRGVWLDRGELDKIIERSGPEPAPRDVASLRSSGQDHGHGRPYKKKRREGFLSELFDF, encoded by the coding sequence ATGCAGTGCCCAATCGATGGAACCCAACTGGTGATGACAGACCGCTCCGGTGTTGAAATTGACTATTGCCCCCAATGTCGTGGGGTTTGGCTGGACCGAGGCGAGCTAGACAAGATCATTGAACGTTCGGGTCCCGAACCTGCACCCCGTGATGTCGCCTCCTTGCGCAGCTCGGGACAAGATCACGGTCATGGCAGGCCCTATAAAAAGAAGCGGCGCGAAGGCTTCTTGAGCGAACTTTTTGATTTTTAA
- a CDS encoding response regulator, with amino-acid sequence MIISDACGVLVVEADPFLRFAAMGLVEDAGLSGYAAAHSTKAFTVLTSHNDIGIMFTNIEMPGPLNGLELAKIVRRRWPHIAIIVASGASNVAANSLPTGTTFIAKPYLPEAVIAFLKEAASSDRWDAAQLDPPNHA; translated from the coding sequence ATGATCATTAGTGATGCATGCGGCGTTCTCGTCGTAGAAGCTGATCCTTTTTTGCGTTTCGCGGCCATGGGCCTTGTGGAGGATGCGGGCCTCTCGGGATACGCTGCTGCACATTCGACCAAAGCGTTCACAGTTCTCACATCGCATAATGACATAGGCATCATGTTCACAAATATTGAGATGCCTGGCCCACTAAACGGTTTAGAACTGGCAAAGATTGTGCGCCGCAGATGGCCCCACATTGCGATCATTGTCGCATCCGGAGCCTCAAATGTTGCGGCAAACAGTCTTCCTACCGGCACGACATTTATTGCTAAACCCTATCTGCCCGAGGCTGTTATAGCTTTTTTGAAAGAGGCCGCTTCATCTGATCGTTGGGATGCTGCGCAGCTAGATCCCCCAAACCACGCGTGA
- a CDS encoding PAS domain-containing sensor histidine kinase, which produces MKKHTHSASPASCPNEHLKGRDAPVNSVPHAIAIETMETALAAARIAVFELDLVTDTSNVSANWRDLMDVGPSDGVDFQTEWRKRIHPDDEVLIERALADYVNGQAPCVAVEYRLRSRNGLDWLWMRTDAEATEWDVQGNALNLVGTQRDITDRKRAELAMQGSEEQFRSLMNNAPIGTALVSLEGKWLATNAAMTAFLGYSEEELRSTDFQSITHEDDLESCLLKVQKLLSGEIDAFELDKRYVRPDGEIVWGHLCVVLVRSDDGQPLHYITQVLDITETQKLDFLRNEFMSIIAHELRTPVTAVVGALDMLDVVCPNGPIEKVQQLVKIAKRGGDRLRTALEDLLDFEQVSGGALSLNLTQTNIIEILGEALLKCQPVMDQHKSSARMILQESEIFWKCDPVLLDKALRHLLSNAAKFSPDDTEVRVIIARDTSQLSIRVKDSGPGIPDNLQEKIFQPFWQQDTSDTREQQGIGLGLTISRQAIRKMGGELSSEACGGAGAEFLITLPACPSQ; this is translated from the coding sequence ATGAAAAAACATACGCACAGCGCCTCTCCTGCAAGTTGTCCGAACGAACATCTTAAAGGTCGAGATGCTCCGGTAAATAGCGTACCGCATGCCATAGCGATCGAAACTATGGAAACGGCGTTGGCAGCTGCTCGGATAGCCGTGTTTGAGCTTGATCTGGTTACAGACACCTCGAATGTCTCAGCAAATTGGCGTGATCTCATGGATGTCGGCCCATCCGACGGCGTCGACTTTCAAACTGAATGGCGAAAGAGGATCCACCCTGACGACGAAGTGCTTATCGAACGCGCATTGGCTGACTACGTAAATGGCCAAGCCCCCTGCGTGGCAGTAGAATATCGGCTACGTTCACGTAATGGGTTGGACTGGCTCTGGATGCGTACAGATGCCGAAGCAACTGAGTGGGATGTTCAGGGGAATGCTCTCAACTTGGTCGGGACACAACGCGATATTACAGACCGAAAACGCGCTGAGCTAGCAATGCAGGGTAGCGAAGAACAATTTAGGTCTCTGATGAACAATGCCCCCATCGGAACAGCCTTGGTTTCTTTGGAGGGTAAATGGCTGGCGACAAATGCAGCAATGACTGCCTTCCTTGGCTATTCGGAAGAAGAACTGAGAAGCACAGATTTCCAGTCCATAACGCATGAGGACGATCTGGAAAGTTGCCTTTTGAAAGTCCAAAAACTTTTAAGTGGTGAAATTGACGCTTTCGAACTCGATAAAAGGTATGTGCGCCCCGATGGAGAGATCGTTTGGGGGCATCTCTGCGTGGTTCTTGTGCGGAGCGATGATGGCCAACCTTTGCACTACATAACTCAGGTCTTAGACATAACCGAGACTCAGAAGTTGGATTTCCTCAGGAACGAGTTCATGTCCATTATTGCTCATGAATTACGCACGCCCGTGACGGCAGTCGTAGGAGCGCTGGATATGCTCGACGTCGTTTGTCCCAATGGTCCAATAGAAAAAGTGCAGCAGCTTGTAAAAATTGCCAAACGCGGCGGTGACCGGTTGCGCACAGCGTTGGAAGATCTACTCGACTTCGAACAAGTGTCAGGCGGAGCTTTATCTCTCAACTTGACTCAGACAAATATTATCGAAATTTTAGGAGAGGCGCTGCTGAAGTGCCAACCCGTCATGGATCAGCATAAAAGTTCAGCCCGCATGATCCTACAGGAAAGCGAGATCTTCTGGAAATGCGATCCGGTTCTGTTGGATAAAGCGCTTAGGCACCTGCTCTCAAATGCGGCTAAATTTTCTCCTGATGATACTGAGGTTCGGGTTATAATCGCGAGGGATACAAGCCAATTAAGCATCCGTGTAAAAGATTCAGGCCCCGGAATTCCCGATAATCTTCAGGAGAAGATATTTCAGCCTTTCTGGCAACAAGACACATCTGACACAAGGGAGCAGCAGGGTATCGGCCTCGGGCTGACCATTTCCCGCCAGGCGATCAGAAAAATGGGCGGTGAGCTTTCAAGCGAGGCCTGTGGTGGGGCTGGGGCTGAGTTTCTCATCACGCTTCCTGCCTGTCCTTCGCAATGA
- a CDS encoding TrkH family potassium uptake protein has protein sequence MAIVVFINGLLLLGLGVLMAFDALIFPATRVVFFEAALITMSIGGGVCVSAMGRSPGLDRRHSFLLTGSAWFVAALAGGLPLWLWGLSFSDAFFESMSGITTTGSTVMTGLDNTDHGILLWRALLQWIGGVGFIVAGIALLPIMRVGGMQLYQTESSEKGEKALASAARFASATVWIYLALTFICAIAYLSGGMTGFEALVHAFTTVSSGGYSTSDSSFGLFESAYLQWMGTFFMLTAALPFAWYIRVLTRGAFRSEQIRALLISLSSAIFILTLWRVITTPTPLLETLRLVAFNVVSVVTTTGFATTDYTLWGPFAATTFLCLTALGGCTGSTSGGGKMMRWVVVIRSVYAQMRHIHQPHGVFPTRYEGRVVEYDVINGVMTFFTLYAATVMGLAVALNSFGLDMTTSISGALTAVANVGPGLGNIIGPAGNFSSLPDGAKWLLSFGMYAGRLEMLTVFVLLSPSFWRELV, from the coding sequence ATGGCAATCGTGGTATTCATCAACGGCCTACTTTTGCTCGGCCTTGGCGTTCTAATGGCCTTCGATGCGCTCATCTTCCCCGCAACGCGGGTGGTATTCTTCGAGGCAGCGTTGATCACCATGTCCATTGGGGGTGGTGTTTGTGTCAGCGCTATGGGTCGCAGCCCAGGATTGGACCGTCGGCATTCCTTCCTTCTCACCGGCAGCGCATGGTTCGTCGCGGCTTTGGCAGGGGGCCTTCCTCTGTGGCTTTGGGGGCTGTCTTTTTCCGACGCGTTCTTTGAATCCATGTCGGGGATTACCACCACCGGCTCAACCGTAATGACGGGTCTCGACAACACGGATCACGGCATCTTGCTTTGGCGGGCACTGCTTCAATGGATCGGCGGGGTCGGTTTCATTGTCGCAGGCATAGCTCTGCTGCCAATCATGCGCGTTGGTGGCATGCAGCTTTATCAAACAGAAAGCTCAGAAAAAGGGGAGAAGGCACTCGCCAGTGCCGCTCGGTTTGCTTCAGCAACGGTCTGGATTTATCTTGCCCTGACCTTCATTTGCGCCATCGCCTACCTTTCCGGCGGCATGACCGGATTTGAAGCGCTCGTACACGCCTTCACGACCGTATCATCCGGCGGCTACTCTACCTCAGATTCCTCATTCGGCCTTTTCGAAAGCGCTTACCTGCAATGGATGGGAACGTTTTTTATGCTGACAGCGGCCCTGCCGTTCGCGTGGTATATCCGCGTGCTGACAAGGGGCGCCTTCCGTAGCGAACAGATTCGCGCCCTGCTCATCTCTCTGTCATCGGCGATTTTCATCCTGACACTATGGCGTGTCATTACAACACCCACACCGCTTCTTGAGACCCTGCGGCTGGTGGCTTTCAATGTCGTCTCGGTTGTAACCACCACAGGATTTGCGACAACCGACTATACGCTTTGGGGACCCTTTGCAGCGACTACCTTTTTATGCCTCACGGCCCTGGGTGGATGCACGGGCTCTACATCGGGAGGCGGAAAAATGATGCGATGGGTGGTCGTGATCCGCAGCGTATACGCCCAGATGCGGCATATTCATCAGCCTCATGGAGTTTTTCCAACTCGCTACGAGGGACGGGTGGTCGAATATGATGTTATCAACGGGGTAATGACCTTCTTCACCCTCTATGCTGCTACAGTAATGGGCCTCGCAGTGGCCCTTAACTCATTCGGTTTGGACATGACGACCTCGATTAGCGGCGCCCTCACCGCAGTGGCTAATGTCGGGCCCGGTCTAGGCAACATCATAGGCCCGGCAGGCAACTTCTCCTCGCTACCCGATGGGGCAAAATGGCTGCTGTCCTTTGGCATGTACGCTGGTCGGCTAGAGATGCTGACAGTCTTTGTGCTTCTGTCTCCGTCGTTCTGGAGAGAATTGGTGTGA
- a CDS encoding response regulator: MARILVIDDEDQIRRFLRIALESEGHTVLEAATGREAIVQAATGAPDLLVLDLGLPDRDGKDVLRDIRTWSNLPVLVLSVRADETEKVAALDLGAQDYVAKPFGTRELLARLRALLRDRGTEQQDISRIEIGGLILDVAAHSAHLDTQALSLTPKEFQLLWLLASHPGRLVTQRMALEKVWGAAHAEDSQYLRVFIRQLRTKLGDEATDPVWIFTEPGIGYRFRES, encoded by the coding sequence ATGGCCCGTATTCTTGTTATTGACGACGAAGATCAGATCCGACGCTTTTTGCGGATCGCGCTGGAATCCGAGGGGCATACTGTTCTTGAGGCCGCAACCGGCCGGGAGGCTATCGTGCAGGCCGCCACAGGTGCGCCGGATCTGCTGGTTCTTGATCTTGGGCTGCCGGATCGGGACGGAAAAGATGTGCTACGAGACATTCGTACTTGGTCAAATCTGCCGGTTCTTGTTCTGTCAGTGCGCGCCGATGAGACTGAAAAAGTGGCAGCGCTCGACCTTGGGGCGCAGGACTATGTGGCGAAACCCTTTGGTACGCGCGAATTGCTTGCGCGGTTGCGCGCCTTGCTTCGGGACCGTGGCACCGAACAGCAGGACATTTCCCGGATTGAGATTGGCGGACTTATTCTAGATGTCGCTGCACATTCAGCACATTTGGACACCCAGGCCCTCAGTTTGACGCCCAAAGAGTTTCAATTGCTCTGGCTTCTTGCCTCCCATCCCGGTCGGCTGGTGACACAGCGCATGGCGCTCGAAAAGGTCTGGGGCGCGGCTCACGCCGAAGACAGCCAGTATCTACGGGTATTTATCCGGCAGCTGCGCACCAAACTTGGCGACGAAGCGACGGACCCCGTCTGGATATTTACCGAGCCCGGCATCGGCTACCGGTTCCGCGAGAGCTAG
- a CDS encoding DUF4118 domain-containing protein produces MLQDAVISEVNPINRPRQMPIFRLHRARTHAGSRSYLGACLVMVMVTFAARVLEATLPVGELTLVFMAGVVVVASFGGPGPSILASFAGFAAYNYFFTEPRFTFRVLQEADLVTLGLFLLASIVTGSLAARLRTRAMALRGSVERITILHEFAQQIARAPSSQAVAHAAVDHVTATMGVEVALFRTFADAVEKIAYSPALAVENEGIKEACGRTIASGEPVIVASNSAISPEWLILPVRAGEETLAALGIRSRAIERDDRRLLEAFASQLALAFERTDLTETLEAARLATETEKLRSALLSSVSHDLRTPLVSIIGAASTLAEGGDRYTEPMRQDLAETIREEGERLDRYVQNLLDMTRLSHGALRPRCVASDLLEIIGNARRRLRSNLAPYKIVLSLPDSMPLIDVDPILIEQLLVNVLDNAAKYAPDNSEILLSGHAESTWLKLAISDQGPGIPAQARSDVFEMFYRVTAGDTQRAGTGLGLAIARGIVDAHGGDIYVQATNPDESGTTIVFRLPIAGQGV; encoded by the coding sequence ATGCTCCAAGATGCTGTGATTTCTGAGGTAAACCCAATCAACCGTCCTCGCCAAATGCCGATATTCAGACTTCACCGTGCACGGACGCATGCAGGAAGCCGCAGCTATCTGGGCGCCTGTCTAGTGATGGTTATGGTCACGTTTGCAGCCAGGGTGCTGGAAGCCACCTTACCAGTTGGCGAGTTAACTCTTGTCTTCATGGCTGGTGTCGTTGTTGTTGCATCGTTCGGCGGTCCCGGGCCTTCAATCCTGGCATCCTTTGCTGGGTTCGCTGCATACAATTACTTCTTCACTGAGCCACGCTTCACATTCCGTGTCCTACAAGAAGCTGATTTGGTAACCCTTGGCTTGTTTCTTCTGGCCTCCATTGTCACCGGCAGTTTGGCTGCGCGACTTCGGACCCGCGCCATGGCGCTACGTGGGAGTGTGGAGCGTATCACGATCCTTCATGAGTTCGCTCAGCAGATTGCGCGTGCGCCTTCGTCGCAGGCTGTGGCGCACGCCGCAGTGGATCATGTCACCGCCACAATGGGCGTGGAGGTGGCGCTGTTTCGCACTTTTGCAGATGCTGTCGAAAAGATTGCTTACAGCCCGGCATTAGCGGTTGAGAACGAGGGTATCAAAGAGGCCTGCGGCCGAACGATTGCCTCTGGGGAGCCTGTCATTGTCGCCAGCAATTCAGCAATTTCCCCCGAGTGGTTGATCTTACCTGTGCGTGCTGGCGAAGAAACATTGGCTGCGCTTGGTATTCGGTCTAGAGCCATCGAACGCGATGATCGACGTCTGCTGGAAGCTTTTGCAAGCCAGTTGGCATTGGCTTTTGAACGTACTGATCTCACGGAAACGCTCGAAGCTGCCCGCCTCGCGACGGAAACTGAAAAATTGCGCTCGGCACTTTTATCATCAGTCAGCCATGATCTGCGAACGCCTTTGGTCAGCATTATCGGTGCTGCATCTACTTTAGCAGAAGGGGGCGACCGCTACACTGAACCAATGCGCCAAGACTTGGCCGAGACGATCCGGGAGGAAGGCGAGCGTCTGGACCGCTATGTGCAGAACCTTCTGGACATGACACGTCTGAGCCATGGAGCGCTTCGGCCTCGATGCGTGGCCTCCGATTTGCTCGAGATTATCGGAAATGCCCGGCGGCGGCTCCGCAGTAATCTCGCCCCCTACAAGATTGTACTAAGCCTGCCCGACAGCATGCCGTTAATTGATGTTGATCCCATCCTGATCGAACAGCTCTTGGTCAATGTGCTGGACAATGCCGCCAAGTATGCACCGGATAATTCTGAAATTTTGTTATCCGGGCACGCGGAAAGCACTTGGTTGAAACTTGCAATCAGTGATCAGGGGCCTGGCATACCGGCGCAGGCACGCAGCGACGTTTTTGAGATGTTTTACCGCGTGACGGCGGGCGATACGCAGCGCGCCGGGACGGGCCTTGGCCTCGCGATCGCGCGCGGCATCGTCGATGCGCATGGCGGTGACATCTATGTTCAGGCAACCAACCCAGACGAAAGCGGGACGACAATCGTCTTTCGCCTGCCGATCGCCGGTCAGGGGGTCTGA